Genomic window (Chondrocystis sp. NIES-4102):
ATTATTTTTGTTCCCCAAAAAGGAGGAGTAGGGCGATCAATATTAACATCTACTGCTTCAGAACGTTTGGTATCAATAATAATTGGTTGTGGTTTTTTACTTTCCTCATCTAGAAAAATTGTATCGACATTGGCATCAGGGAAAGGTTTATCTGCATCACCTGTATCTACAGAAGTTGATACTTGTTCATTCAAAAAACCCTTAAAATCGTCCCAATTATCTTCAGCTTTAGCTGGCATTAATTTATCCATAAAATGCAAATCAGCAAAAGCGTCTTTTCCGTAAATAACTTTACCTTTATAAGTATTTTGGCAATCTTGATAAACAAATTTAGGAGTTAAAGCAGCACCACCTAAAATAACAGGAACTGTAATACCTTTTTCATTAAAAGTTTCTAAATTATCTTTCATAAAGGCGGTGGATTTTACCAGTAACCCACTCATTGCTATACAGTCTGGTTGATGTTCCTCGTAAGCTTTAATTATATTTTCTACAGGTTGTTTTATCCCTAAATTAATTACTTTATAACCATTATTAGAAAGAATAATATCAACAAGGTTTTTACCGATATCATGGACATCACCTTTGACTGTGGCTATAACAAATTTTCCCTTACCATTCCCATCAGCTTCTTCTTTATCCATATAGGGTTCTAAATAAGCTACCGCAGCTTTCATTGTTTGCGCTGACTGGAGTACAAAGGGTAATTGCATTTGCCCTGAACCAAATAATTCCCCCACAACTTTCATACCATCTAGGAGGAAAATATTAACGATATCTAAAGGGGGATATTGTTGTAAGGCTTCGGCTAAGGCTTCATCTAAACCTATTCTTTCACCATCAATAATATGTTGTTTTAATCTCTCTTCTACGGGTAGGTTTTTATCAACTGCTTCGGTTTTTTTAGTTTTCTTACCTGCGAATAAAGTTGTTAATTCTCCTAATGGATCATAAGTACAAATATCATTGTCAAACTTGCGTCGATCATAAATTAAATCTGTACAAATCTTTTGCTGATTTGGGTCTATTTTAGCAAGAGGTAAAATTTTACTAGCACTTACGATAGCTGAATCTAAACCTACCTGCATACATTCATATAAAAAGACAGAATTTAAAACTTGTCTTGCAGCAGGATTTAAACCAAAAGAAACATTAGAAACACCCAAAAGAATATGACAACCTGGTAATTCTTCCCTAATTCTTTTTATTGCTTCGACGGTTGCTTTACCATTTTCTCTATCTTCTTCTATCCCTGTAGATACAGGTAATGCCAACGGATCAAAAAAGATTTCGTGAGGCGCAATTCCATAAGCAACAGCAGCTTCATAAGCACGTTTGGCAATGGTAAACTTTTTATCGGCAGTACGTCCCATACCATCTTCATCAATTGTACCGACAACTACCCCTGCGCCATATTTTTTAGCTAAATCTAATACTTGATAAAATCTTTCCTCCCCATCTTCGTAGTTAGTGGAATTGAGGATACATTTACCCCCAGCCACCTTTAACCCAGCTTCCATTTTTGTCCATTCGGTGGAGTCTAGCATTAGAGGTAAAGTCACATTATTAACCAAACGGGAGGCTAATTCGTGCATATCTTTTTCCCCGTCTCTTCCTACATAGTCAACGTTGACATCGAGGATATGCGCCCCTTCTTTTACTTGCGACTTAGCTAAAGATACTAAACTATCCCAATCTTCTTCGTTGAGTAATTCACGACATTTTTTAGAACCACTGGCGTTTAATCTTTCACCGACAATGAGGAAGGAATTATCTTGAATATAGGGTTGGGTACTATATATAGAGGCTGCGGAAGGTTCGTAACTAGGATGACGTTCTTTTGGTTTTAGATCCTTTGTCATCTCTGCTAGGGCTTTTATATGGTCAAATCTTGTACCACAGCAACCGCCAATGATTTGCACTCCTAAATCTTCAACAAAGTGCATTAACGCCATGCGTAGTTCGATGGGCGTAAGTTTATAGTGGGCTTGTCCCCCGACATTTTCAGGTAAACCTGCATTAGGTACACAGGAAACAATGAAAGGGGAATGTTCTGATAGATACTTAATATGATCCTTCATTAGGTCTGGCCCTGTAGCGCAGTTAAGACCTAAAATATCGATAGGATAGGGTTCTAATATAGCTAAAGCTGCATCAATTTCTGTCCCCACTAGCATTGTTCCCATTTGTTCCATAGTCACGGAAACCATAAGGGGAAGCCTACTAGCTTTTTTATTAAATACTTCTTCTATAGCGTTTAAGGCTGCTTTGATTTGCAATACGTCTTGACAGGTTTCTACTAGTAGTAGATCGACACCACCATCATATAATGCTTCTACTTGTTCTATATAGGCATCTGTCAGACTATCAAAATCAATATGTCCTAGGGTTGGTAATTTTGTTCCAGGGCCGATTGAACCCGCGACAAAACGAGGTTTTTCGGGAGTAGAATATTCTATAGCAAGTTTTTTGGCAAGTTCAGCAGCAGTTTTATTTAGATAGTACGCTTGATCTGCTAAATCATACTCTGCTAAAACTAATTTAGTTCCGCCAAAAGTGTCGGTTTCAATGACATCCGCCCCTGCTTCTAGGAAACCTCGGTGTACCCTCTCCACCGCCTCTGGTTTGGTATGTACCAGATATTCGTTACATCCTTCGTATTCCGCACCACCAAAGTCTTCAGCAGTGAGGTTTTGTACTTGTAAGTTTGTACCCATCGCACCATCAAATACTAATACGGGGCGA
Coding sequences:
- a CDS encoding methionine synthase is translated as MNSNFLNRLKSSDRPVLVFDGAMGTNLQVQNLTAEDFGGAEYEGCNEYLVHTKPEAVERVHRGFLEAGADVIETDTFGGTKLVLAEYDLADQAYYLNKTAAELAKKLAIEYSTPEKPRFVAGSIGPGTKLPTLGHIDFDSLTDAYIEQVEALYDGGVDLLLVETCQDVLQIKAALNAIEEVFNKKASRLPLMVSVTMEQMGTMLVGTEIDAALAILEPYPIDILGLNCATGPDLMKDHIKYLSEHSPFIVSCVPNAGLPENVGGQAHYKLTPIELRMALMHFVEDLGVQIIGGCCGTRFDHIKALAEMTKDLKPKERHPSYEPSAASIYSTQPYIQDNSFLIVGERLNASGSKKCRELLNEEDWDSLVSLAKSQVKEGAHILDVNVDYVGRDGEKDMHELASRLVNNVTLPLMLDSTEWTKMEAGLKVAGGKCILNSTNYEDGEERFYQVLDLAKKYGAGVVVGTIDEDGMGRTADKKFTIAKRAYEAAVAYGIAPHEIFFDPLALPVSTGIEEDRENGKATVEAIKRIREELPGCHILLGVSNVSFGLNPAARQVLNSVFLYECMQVGLDSAIVSASKILPLAKIDPNQQKICTDLIYDRRKFDNDICTYDPLGELTTLFAGKKTKKTEAVDKNLPVEERLKQHIIDGERIGLDEALAEALQQYPPLDIVNIFLLDGMKVVGELFGSGQMQLPFVLQSAQTMKAAVAYLEPYMDKEEADGNGKGKFVIATVKGDVHDIGKNLVDIILSNNGYKVINLGIKQPVENIIKAYEEHQPDCIAMSGLLVKSTAFMKDNLETFNEKGITVPVILGGAALTPKFVYQDCQNTYKGKVIYGKDAFADLHFMDKLMPAKAEDNWDDFKGFLNEQVSTSVDTGDADKPFPDANVDTIFLDEESKKPQPIIIDTKRSEAVDVNIDRPTPPFWGTKIINAEEINLEEVFWYLDLQALIAGQWQFRKPKEQSREEYDQFLARKVHPILEEWKHKIITEKLLHPTVIYGYFPCLAEENSLHIYDPNNSKIELVKWDFPRQKSSRRLCIADFFAPIDSPTLDVFPMQAVTVGEIATQYAKKLFDSNDYTNYLYYHGMAVQTAEALAEWTHARIRRELGFANEEPTTVKEVLQQKHRGSRYSFGYPACPNIPDQYRQLEILDTQRIGMFMDESEQLYPEQSTTAFITYHPISKYFSA